The following nucleotide sequence is from Sphingomonas telluris.
GCCAAGCTCGATATCCAGGAAGCCTTGGCGCCCTTCGAGCTGTCCAGCCATCTCAGCGCCAACCGCACCCAGGGCGTTCCGAACATGATCGCGCTCGTTCGCGAAACCGCTCAGCGGATCGCCGCGTGAGCGACGACGCTGTACCGCCAGCCTTCGACGCCCAGCAATTTATCGAGCTCGCGCGCCGCGTCGGCCACGGAAAGGCACTGGGCCTGCAATACGAGGCTTCAGGGCCGAACTGGATCGAGCTGTCCCTCCCCTGGCGTAAGGAGCTGGTCGGCGTCCCGGAAACCGGCGTTCTCGCTTCCGGAGCAATCGTCAGCCTGATCGATACGGCGAGCGGGGCATCGATCTGGATGAAGCTTGGGCGCTTCACGCCGATCGTCACGTTGGACCTCAGGCTGGATTACATGCGGCCGGCGGTGAAGGGCGAGACGGTGATCGCCCGATGCGAGTGCGTTAAGCTGACGAGGCAGATCGCCTTCATCCGCGGCGTCGCCCACGGCGGCGATCCGGAGCGGCCGATCGCGCATAGCGCAGCGACCTTCATGCTCAGCAGCTAAGCCGCTTTCCCGTTCTTGCGCTCTTCAGCCTTGCGGAGGACTTCATAGGCCGCCTGCACCTTCTGGAAGCGCTCGGCCGCTGCCTTGTCGTCAGGGTTCGTGTCGGGATGGAATTCCTTGGCAAGGCGCCGATAGGCGGTCTTCACGTCCTTGAATTCGGCGTCGCCGTCCAATTCGAGCGCATCGAGAGCCCGCATCTCGTCGCGGCTACGGGTGCCGTCTCCCGGACCGCCCCACTGCCAGTGCGCGGACTTGCGGAATGCCGAGGCGCCTGACTCTTCCTCCTGCGCGCGCTTTGCCGCTTCCTCCGGGCTCAGACCCGCGAAGTAGTTCCAGTTCTTGTTGTATTCGGCGGCATGGCCTTCGCAGAAGTACCAGCGGTCGGGGCTGTTCGGGGCCTTGGGCGCGGGCCGGTCGCCGACCTCGTTACAGCCCTCGCGGTCGCACAACCGCACCTTGGACGCGCCGCCACGGCCGGACCCGTAGGAACGCCAGCGCGGGAAACCCCAATCGTCCGATCTCTTCTGCCGAGCCATCTCCGCTCCACCTAATGGCGAGCGGGTACGTTCGCCAGTCACTCATACAATCGCCAGAGGGCCTATAAGCCGGGTTCTGTCCAACGCATTGCTGCGTCTGTGCGGCCATTCCTCTAGGAGGCGAGTTACCCCGCCCCTCAAGCAACCAACCCGGGCGACTGGGCCGGAACTTGCCCCAGAGTCCGAAGACCCTTCGCCGCCCCTATTCGGTCTTGCTCCCGGTGGGGTTTTCCGTGCCGGTGACGTTGCCGCCCCCGCGGTGCGCTCTTGCCGCACCCTTTCGACCTTACCCGCCCAAGGACGAGCGGTATTCTTTCTGTGGCACTTTCCCTGAGCCTCGCCGAAGCGAAACCCGCCGGGCGTTACCCGGCACCGTCGTTCCGTGGAGCCCGGACTTTCCTCGCCTCGCTTGCGCGAGCCGCGGCCGCCCGGCCCTCTGGCGAGACCGCATATAGGGCGAAGCGGCGATTTGTTCGAGTCAGTGAGACAGCTGCGGAATCTTGGTGCCAAGCAGGACAAGACGATCGCCGGCAATTCCGAACCAGTGAGGCGTGCCAGCCGGGACGAGGAAGACGTCGCCGCGCCTGAGAGTCCGAGTGGTACCGCCTTCGATCCGGCTTCCTTCGATCAGCGTCGGATTGGAATTGACAGGGTCGACCAGCCGTCCGCCGGAAACCATCGTGCCGCTTCCGGCGATCACGGTGACATATTCCGCCTGGTCAGGGTGGACCGCCGGCTTGGCCGGCTTCTTCCAATATTCGAGGGCCGCCATGACTTCGCCGTCACGGACCAGCGGCTTCCACATGAAGCCCTGATCCGGTTTCATCGCGTTACGCATCGCTGTGACTTGGGCATTCACGTCGGCCGCGGAAGCGAAGGCGGTCGGATCTGCCGCGGGCTGCGCCAGCGCTGCCGACGAGAGCAGGAGAGTCGGAATCAGCAATCGCTTCATGGCGCCATTCCCAAGATGGAGGTTCGTTACTGCGGCCTCGGCAGCAACAGTGAGAGCAGTTTCGCCCGGCATTCGCCGTCGATGATCCCGTCGATCAGATCGGGGCGGAAGCGGCGCTGGAAGGCGATGACAGCCTTCTGCGTATCCGCAACGTCGTAACCGAACCGCTCGAGGGCGAGCAGGAATGCGGCGTCGGTCCAGAAGGGGTCGATCAGTTCGCGGGTGGGGCTGGGCAACGCCAGGCGGCGGCGTGCAAGAGCCTCCCAGGGAAACAGCTCGCCGGGGTCCTCCTTGCGGGCGGGAGCGACATCCGAGTGCCCGACCACGTTGCCGCGGCTGATGCCGTGCCGATCCTTGATGTTCGCGAGCAGAGGGATGAGCGAGGCGATCTGCTCGTCCGGGAAGTTGCGATAGCCGAACTCGTGACCGGGATTGACGATCTCGATCCCGACGCTCGCCGAATTCACGTCGGATGTTCCGCGCCAGCGCGACTTGCCGGCGTGCCAGGCGCGCTTCTCCTCATCGACGAGCCTGAAGACCGTGCCATCCTCATCGATGAGATAGTGGCAGGACACCTTCGCGTCCGGCGACGTGAGCCGGTTCAGCGCGGATTCCGCGTCCGGCATACCGGTGTAGTGGAGGACGATCATGGACACCGGCAGAGTACGCTCGTCGAAGTTCGGCGAGGGCCGATCGATGATGTCCATGTCGATCACGGGCGCCAATGGCGCATCAGCGGTAGATTCGGTCAACCCCTCACGGCATTGCGGCGTTCGTCGCCAGTGCGGCGATCGCCCTTGTCGCGGCCGTCGAGCCGGTAGAGTCCGCGTGCCTGACCATCGGCGACGAGCTTGCTCGTCTGTCCGATCACCGTCTCGCCGGCGCCCAGCATGAAATAGCCGTCGGGCGCCATGGCGGAGGCCAGCCGGTCGAACGCCAAAGTCTTCTTCTCCGGGCTAAGATACAGCAGCACGTTCCGGCACAGCACGATGTCGAAGTTGCGGGGCTGAGGCGCGATTTCCAGCAGGTTGTGGACCTGGAAGCGCAGGTTTCTCCGCAGGGGCTCGAGGATCCGCCAGCCGTCGCCCGCTTCCTCGAACCATTTGATCGTCTGCGTGATAGCCAGCCCGCGCTGTACCTCGAACTGCGAGTAGGTGCCGCTGCGAGCGCGGTCGATGACGGCACTCGACACGTCGGTGCCGAGAATGTCGATCGACCAGCCCTTCCACAGCTCCGGATGGTCGGCGAACAGCATCGCGAGCGAATAGGTTTCCTGCCCCGTTGAGCAGCCGCACGACCAGATGCTCAGCCGCTTCTTCGCGGCGCGCTTCACGGCAAGGCTGGGCAATGCGTGCTTCGCGAGCGTGTCGAAGGGCGTACGATCGCGGAAGAAATAGGTTTCGTTGTTGAGAAGCGCTTCGACGACCTGATCGGACAGCCCCCGCTCCTTGCCCATGACCAGGATGGTGATCAGCTCGTCGAGAGTAGCGATGCCACGCTCGCGAAGGAGTGCCGAAAGGGCCGTTTCGATCCTCCAGCGGCGGCTCATCGTCAATTGCTGGCCGGTACGCGCTTCGAGCAGCCCCGCGAGGATACGGCTCGAGCTATCGCTTATTTGCAAGATCCGTCTCCCAGCCGGGACGCAACACGCCGGGCAAGCTTGTCTGGTGACATCAGGCCGCACGCGAGGCCTGCTTCGAGCACGGCTCGGGGCATGCCCCACACCGCTGAGCTGCTCTCGTCCTGCGCGAGGACGGAGCCCCCCTCTGCAACGAGACGCGCGGCACCCTGAACTCCGTCGCGGCCCATTCCGGTGAGGACGACGGCAACAGCCGTCGGTCCGAACAGGGTCGCGGCGGACTGAAACATCGGGTCGAGCGAGGGCATGCAGCCTGAATAAGAAGCGCTCCGGTCCAACCGGACGACGGGCCCGTCCCGAAGCGTCAGGTGAGCATCCCCCGGCGCGATGATGATCCGGTCGGGAAGCAGCATCATCCCGTCCTCGGCCACCAGCGCCTCCCGCTTCGCGGCAATGGCTAGCTGGCGGGCGAATACCGGCATGAAGGGCGCCGGAAGGTGCTGCGTCACCAGGATCGGCGCGCCGATGCGCTTCGGCAGCGCTTCGAAGAAGGTATTGAGCGCGTGAATGCCGCCCGTCGAGGCCCCGATCGCCAGGAGCTTGATCGGGTCGGCGGCCATCGCACGAAGCGGAGCGTGCACGACGGAGACCGGGAGAGGTGCCGCAGGAGTGCGCGAAACGTCGGCATAGCCGAGCGCCTTCAGCCTCGAGAGCAAGACTTCGGAGAAGCGCCCGTTGAAGCGCCCAGTGCCCGGCTTCGGAAGAGCGTCGGCGGCCCCCATCGCGAGAGCGGCAATCGTCTCCTCGGTGCCTTCATCGGCCGAAGAAGATACGATCATGACGTGCGCGCCGCAGGCGGAATCGAGGATGCGCGGGATCGACCTCAAGCCCCCTGCCCCCGGCATCTCCAAATCAAGCAGGATCGTGTCCACGCGAACCGACTGAAGCGCTTCGATCGCGTCTTCGGCAGTCCCCGCCACCGCCGCGAGTTCGAAGCTGTCGTCGCTTTCGACGATCCGCGACAAGACGGACCGCGCGATCATCGAATCGTCGACGATCATCAGCCGGATGCGGCGATTCTTGACGGGCGGAGCCGAATGGCGGTCCCGCGATGTGGCGAGCGCCCGCTCCACGGACACTCTCTTAGGCTACGCCGACGAGCTGAAGCTTTATGTGCAGCGTCTCTCGGTCGAACGGCTTCATGACATATTCGTCGGCACCCGCCTCCAACGCAGCGCGGATGTGCGCCATGTCGTTCTCGGTGGTGCAGAACACGACCTTCGGCTGATCGCTATGCCCGCGCTGGCGGAGCATGCGCAGGAACTCCATCCCGCTCATGACCGGCATGTTCCAGTCGAGCAGGACGACGTCCGGCATCTTGGCCTCGCAACGCGACAGTGCTTCGCGGCCATCGCCGGCTTCATCGACCTCGAAATCAAGTGTTTCGAGAATGTGTCGAGCGACCTTCCGGATTACCTTGGAGTCGTCGACGATCAGACAGGTCTTCATACAGAACGCGTCCCGTTCCTCACTCAAGCTTTGCCACTTAAACGCCAAGGGTAACGAAGAGCTTAAGCAGCTTTGGCTTCCACGCCGCTGACCAACGCCGCAATGTCCACCAGCAGGAGCGGCCCCTGCTCGGTTTCTACCATGCCCTGAGAAACTCGCTCCCACCCCGGCCCCATCGCAGCGCGAACGGCCACGGGCTCGGAAAGTGCTTCGACCACGTCTTCGACGAGATCGACTATGAGTGCGTAATGATGCCCCTCCAACTCGACGACCGCGGCTTCGCGAATGCCGTCGGAGCAGTCGGTGACGCCAAGTTCGAGGGAACGCATGCAATCGATGACGGTCAGCACCCGGCTGCGCAGGGCGGAAAGCCCCGCGACATGGGCAGCCGCGCGCGGCACCGGGATGAGCGCCTCAAGTTCGACAACGGATTCGACGGCGGCGGCGGGCAGAGCCACGCGCTCACCGCCGATGGTCACGACAAGCAGAAGCTCGGCCATCAGCCCCTCCCTCCAGCGGCAGTCTTGAGCGCCTGCAGCAGGCCAGCGCGGTCGTAGCGGTAAATGCTCTCGTCCTTGCGCGATGCCGGATCCGGCTCGGAGCGGAGGCGAATGACGCGGGCGGCCTGCCCCGTCGGCGCCTCCGACATCTCGGACAGGATCGCCAGGTCGACCTCATATTCATCCGATTCCGACACGACGCGATAGCCCGCCGCCTCGACGATCGGGCGGAGCAGGTTCTGCATCCACGGATCGCCCGCAGGGAGCCGGCAGACCGGCTGCTCCGGGGTGCGCTCGGACGAGGTCAGGAATGTCGAGAAGAGCCAGTGCGGATCGACGATCTCGGCGGGTTCGCCGGCCACGAGAGTGACTGCGCAAACTTCGCCCGGGAATTCCGACGGTATGATTTCATGCGCGAGGGCGGAAAGGTCGATGACCTCGCGGAAGGCGTAGCCGATCTCGCACGTGCCGTCGTTGAGGCGGAACAGTCGGACCTTCTCCTCCGGCAAATCGCCGTTGGCGCCTGCGAGCGGAAGGATGGCCTCGCCGAGCTGAACACGGAGTTGTCCAGCACCCGGACGAATTGCAGAGGCAGGCACTTCTTCGATCCGGTCGACGACCGCCAGGCTCATCGCGCGGCGAGCGCCGTCGAGTCCGCGGAAAAGCAGAACGGGAACATCTTCCTCAACAGCGGCACGCGGTGCTTCCGCGACACGCGAGGCGCGCTCCTGCGCTTCGAGCTTCACACCACCGACCTGTGCAAGGCCCGCAGGGTCGAACAGGAGGATCGGGCTGCCGTCATCTGCCAGGGTCGTTCCGGCGTAGAGGCCGGTCGCCATCACCGCCGGGGCGGCCGGCTTCACCACCAGTTCTTCGTGATCGTGGATGCGATCGACCGCGAGCGCATAGACGTCGCCACCGGCCGGACGCAGGACGACAAAGGTCCGGTCGGTCTCTTTCACGTCGCTTTCGAGACCGAGAACGTCGGCTAGGGCCACTTCGGGGACCCGGCGCCCACGGATCGTGGCAACACCTGCTCCGCCAAGCTTCTCGAGCGTCACCGATTCACCGTTGGCGCGCACAATCTCGTCGATCGCCGAGCGCGGAATGGCGAAGTGATGGCCGGCCACCGATACGGTCAGCGCGGGGATGATCGTCAGCGTCAGCGGCACGCGAAGGGTCATGCGCGTGCCTTCGCCGAGCGTACTGTCGACCTCGACGATCCCGCCGATCCGCTCGATGTTGGAGCGAACGACGTCCATTCCGACGCCGCGGCCGGAAATGGCGGTCACTTCCTTGGCGGTTGAAAGCCCCGCCTCGAAGATCAGGGCAAGCTGCTCGCGCGGGCTGAGTTCGGGCGCGTCGGACTTGTCGATTACGCCCGCGGCAATCGCCTTTTCGACCAGCTTCTTGCCGTTGATGCCCCGCCCGTCGTCGTGAATGTCGATCAGGATCTGGTTGCCGGACTGGCGAGCCGCGACGGACAGGAGTCCAATTTCGCGCTTACCCGCCTTGAGCCGGTCGACCGGAAGCTCGATGCCATGATCCACGGCGTTGCGGATGATGTGCGTCAGCGGATCGCGGATCATCTCGATCATTTCGCGATCGAGCTCGACGTCGCCGCCCTCGATATCGACAAGCACCTGCTTGCCAAGCTCCGCCGAAAGATCGCGGACCATCCGCGGCAGCGCGACGAACAAATTCTCGATGCGCTGCATCCGAGTGCGGGTGATCGCATCGCGCATCTCGGCGATGATCGAGGAGAGACGCTCGAACGCACCGTCCACGGCGACGTCGCCGGCCGTTTCGCGAAGCCTGCGGGCAAGCTCGTTGCGGGCGAGAACCATGTCCGACACGCCGCTCATCAAACGGTCGAGCAGCTCCACAGAAAGCCGGATCGTGCGAGGCGCAACTGCCTTGCTCTGGGCTTCCGCGACCGTCGTGGCGACAGGCGCGGGCACGGCCTCGGCATGAGCCTGAAGCGCATGGATCAGGCTACTGTCGTCGCCGCCGGGAAGTTCTTCACCGGCATCGAGCGCGGCAATCATCTCGGCGATACGGTCGATGATCGCGAGGACGGCACTGACGAGAGTCGGATCGGGCTGGCGGCGGCCGGCGCGAACTTCGGCAAGCGCATCCTCCGCAGCGTGGCTCAGCGCCTCGAGCCGCGGGAAGTCGAAGAAGCCGCAATTGCCTTTGACGGTGTGAACGAAGCGGAAGATGGAATCGAGCCGGGCGCGGTCGTCCGGAGAGGCTTCCCACGCGACGATCTCTCCCCCGAGTGCCTCGAGCATCTCACGGCATTCGGCAATGAACTCGGAAATCAGATCGTCCATCTGAGCGGCAGTCCCCAAGCGCTTGTTCGGCCCCGTTACTGGGCCGCTTATGGCGCCGAGGAGTTAATGCCGCGTTAGCCCTGTCGGGGGATCATTGCTCCGACGATCAGGACTTCCGGCGCGGGCTCAGACAGCTGGATCGATCCGCCAGCCTGCTGCGCCAGTGAATGCGCGAGCCAGGCCCCTGCCGCACGCGGCTCGATGTCCGTGCCGCTCGCGCCCTTCACCAGCATCTCACGGAGCGAAGGGTCGAGCATGATCCGCGGTCCTTCGGCACGGATCGCGAGCTCCAGCCCATCGCCAGTGGTTTCCGCGCCGACGTCCAACCGTCCGCCGCGAACCAGCGCATCGCCGGCGATCAGGGCAAGGTTGAGGAGCAGCTTCATCGCGCCCTTCGATAGTTTGCCGTCGGCCACCATCCAGCCCAGCTCGATCCGACGCTCCGGACCGAAGATCCCTTCGAGAGCGATCCGGGCCTCGGTCGCGTCGATCGCATCGCCGAAGCCGCCGCCGGCGCCGAAAGCGAGGCGGAAGAACTTGAGCTTGTTCGCGGTGGCTCGTGCGCTGTCCGCGAGAAGCTCGAGGCAGCGCTCGCGCATTTCCGGGTCCTGCTCGTCCGCCATCAGCTCGATGCCATTGTTGAGGGCACCGACGGGGGACATCAGGTCATGGCAAAGCCGGGAGCACAGCAAGCTGGCGAAATCGACGGCGTTCATAGGCGCGGTGATGAGCCAAGATTTAACATTGGGCAAGTTTCCGTTGCTCTTCCGGAAGGCCGCTTTAGCGTTGCGCCAAAGTCCGGCTGGGGGAGACCAGACATGAAAGCTCTAATGCTCGCTGCGGCGGCGGCCGTCATGGCTTCGGGTGCATCTGCGGCAGCGCCCAAGAAGCCGGTGGCTTCGGCTTCACAGTTCCGCATAGACAAGGCGCGCATCGACAAGGCGCTTCAGCAAATGGTCGCCGACGGTCGCGCCGCCGGCACTTCCGCACTGGTATGGAAGGACGGCCGCGAGGTCTATTTCGGCACGGCAGGCTATGCCGATCGCGAGGCGAAGAAGCCGATGCGCCGCGATACGCTCGTGCAGATCTTCTCGATGACCAAGCCGGTGACCGGCGTCGCCATCATGCAACTGTGGGAACAGGGCAAGTTCGGCCTCGACGACCCGCTCTCGATGTACCTGCCGGACTTCGCGAACACGAAGGTGTTCATAGGCAAGGACAGCGCCGGCAATCCGATCCTGCAGGCGCCGCGTCGACCGATCCTGATCCGCGACGTGCTGCGGCACACCGCCGGCTTCGGCTATGGTCCGGGCGACAGCTATCCCGAACAGGCGTTCGCGACGGCGGACCCCCTGAACCTGAACAACGAGCTGACCGAATTCGGCCGCCGCCTGGCGACCGTGCCACTGCTTTACGAGCCGGGGACGAAGTGGCGCTACAGCAGCGCGGTCGACGTGCAGGCGCTTCTGGTCGAGAAGCTGTCGGGCCAGCCCTACGAAACCTACGTCCGCCAGCACATCCTCGATCCGCTCGGCATGAAGGACAGCGGATGGACGCAGCCCGAGGCGAATTTCGCGCGGCTTGCGCGCGGCTATGTAAAGGGCCCCGACGGCACATTGCAGCGCAAGAGCGACACCGATCTGCGCCGAATGAACTTCGACCCGGCCCGAAAGCTGACGATGGGCGGCGCCGGCATCGTCTCCTCGCTCGACGATTACATGCGCTTCGCCCGGATGCTCCTGAACAAGGGGTCGCTCGAGGGCGTCCAGCTCCTGAAGCCGTCGACGGTCAAGCTGATGTCCACCAACCACCTCGATGCCCGCGTGACGGAGCGGCAGTGGCTCCCGGACAAAGGGAACGGCGGGTTCGGCTTCGACTTCGCCGTTCGCACAGGTCAACCCAAGACCGCTGAAGAAAACCGGGGCGCCGTGGGCGAGTTCTTCTGGGACGGAGCCTGGACCACGCTCTTCTGGGTCGATCCGGCCAACAACCTTGCCGCCGTCTATTTTGTGCAGAGCGATCCCTTCAACCGGAGCTTGCACCGGGACATTCGGCGAGCCGTCTACGGCGACAATTACCTCGGTCCCAAGGGCGACTGACGGGTTATTGAATTCCCGGAACAAATCCCCATATCGTCGACGTGGGGGGCCACCAGGTCATCAGCATCGAGCTTCAGCCGAGCCATTCAGGATGGCGGCTCGATCGCGCGCTTGCCGATGCGGTCCCGACTCTTTCACGTGAGCGGCTGAAAGCGCTGATCCGAAGCGGAGCGCTGGAATCTCTTGCTTCGGTGGCAGTTCGGGACCCGGCGCAAAAGGTTCGCGGAGGCGAGGTCTTCCAGCTTACGGTGCCGGAACCAACCCCGGCTCACAACGAAGCGCAGGACATACCGCTTCGAGTGGTTTTCGAGGACGAACATCTGCTGGTCATCGACAAGCCTGCCGGGCTGGTCGTCCATCCGGCAGCCGGCAACCCGGATGGGACGCTGGTCAATGCGTTGCTCCATCACTGCGGCGGCAGCCTCTCAGGCATTGGAGGCGTCGCACGCCCGGGGATCGTCCACCGGATCGACAAGGACACGTCGGGCCTGCTCGTGGTTGCGAAGACGGATGTCGCCCATGAAGGCCTAGCGAAGCAGTTCGCGGCTCACAGCATCGAGCGGCGCTACCTCGCGATCGTGAGCGGCGTTCCGAAGGCGGCCGAAGGCACGGTCGACGCCCCGCTCGCTCGGTCTTCGACCAACCGGAAGAAGATCGCCATCGTCGAAGGGAATCGGGGCAAAAGAGCCGTCACGCACTGGCGTCGGATGCAGATTTTGAAGGATTCCGCGCTGGTCGAGTGCCGTCTGGACACTGGCCGCACGCACCAGGTTCGAGTACACATGGCCTCGCTCGGCCACGCGCTTCTCGGCGACCCGGTCTACGGCCGTTCGGGAAAGAACAGCCGTGAAGTGTTGAAAAGGCTGAATTTTCAGCGCCAGGCGCTTCACGCCGCAGAATTGGGATTTACGCATCCCGTAACGAAAAACCGCCTGTCGTTCGCCAGTGGCATGCCAGCGGACATGCAGGAACTGTTCACCGCCCTTTTGGTATAGGATTTAACGCGCCAGGCAGCGTAATAAGCAGCCGGCCAGGGAGACGTTTGAAGCATATGGCACAAAAGAATGTCGTCTCGATCCCCGCTAGTGGCGGGGAGGCCGGGCTGAATCGCTACCTGGCCGAGATCAAGAAATTCCCGATCCTCGCTCCTGAAGAGGAATACATGCTGGCCAAGCGCTGGCGTGAGCATGAGGACACGGAAGCGGCCGCGAAGCTGGTCAATTCGCACCTCCGCCTCGTTGCGAAGATCGCGATGGGCTACCGCGGCTACGGCCTGCCGGTCAGCGAGCTGATCAGCGAAGGCAATATCGGCCTGATGCAGGGCGTGAAGAAGTTCGAGCCCGATCGGGGCTTCCGCCTCGCGACCTACGCGATGTGGTGGATTCGCGCGTCGATCCAGGAATTCATCCTGCGCTCGTGGAGCCTCGTGAAGATGGGCACCACGGCTGCCCAGAAGAAGCTGTTCTTCAACCTTCGCCGGATGAAGAACCAGATCGAGGCGTTCGAGGAAGGCGACCTGAAGCCCGCCGACGTTGCCAAGATCGCGAAGGATCTCGGGGTCAGCGAGGAAGAAGTCGTCTCGATGAACCGCCGCATGGGCATGGGGGGCGACACCAGCCTCAATGCTCCGCTGGCGAGCACCGAGGGCGAAGGCCAGTGGCAGGACTTCCTCGTCGATAGCGGTCCGCTGCAGGACGAGATCATCGCCGACAACGAGGAAACCCGCGTTCGCCACGATCTGCTGATGGACGCGCTCGAAACGTTGAACGACCGTGAGAAGCATATTCTCACCGAACGGCGCCTCACCGACGATCCGAAGACGCTCGAGGAGCTGAGCCAGGTCTATGACGTCAGCCGCGAGCGCATCCGTCAGATCGAGGTTCGCGCCTTCGAGAAGCTGCAGGCCGCGCTGATCCGCCTTGCCGGCGAAAAGCGACTGCTTCCAGCGGCCTAGCGCCGCTCGTCAGCATCCGCGACTGTGGGAGAGGCTTCCGTAAGTTTCTCCCCTTCGCGCGCTTCTTCCGGACGATCCTGAACGCTGTCATCGGTCGCGACATTGTCTGCGGCCCAGGCACCCCGCTCGCCCAGCGGCTCGGGCTTGCCGGTTGTGCTGTCTTTCGCAGTCTGGTGCTCGATCTCGCTGTTGAGCTCGGCGCCGACGCAGAAGACGTAGGCCGACAGGTACATCCAGGTGAGCAGGCCGACGGTCGCCCCGAGCGGCCCGTAGGTCGCGCTGTAATCCGACACCGTGCTGACCCAGACCCCGAACAGGATGGTCAGCAGCAGCCACGAAATCGACGTGAACATCGACCCCGGGGTGATCCACTTCCAGCGCGCGTCCTCCCGCGAGGGACCGTAACGATAGAGGGTTGCCGCAACGCCTGCCGCGACGAAGATCAGCGCAACATACGCTATCGCTTGCCCGAGCAGAACGAGGACATCGGGCGCCAGCGGAAACACTCTCTCCAGCGAGGCGGCGACCGTGACGCCCGTCAATGCGATGACCGCGAGCATCACCGCCGCCAGCGTCATCGTGATGGCGATCAGGTAGAAGCGGAGAAGGCTGCGCTTCTCCTTCTCCTCATAGGCGATGTTGAGGGCGGTGATGATCGCGCTTGCGCCGTTGGTTCCGCCGTAAAGCGCGACGAGGAAGGCAATCAGGAGCCCCGTGCCCTTCCTCTCCTCTGACGATTTCATGGCCTGGACAAGCTGGTCGCCGATCAAGGTCGCGACGTCCCGTGGGAGGATGCGCGTCAGCGTGTGCATCGTATCGACGAGCGTCTGCACGTCCGCGACGAAGCCGTAGACGAGCACGATCATGACTAGGAGCGAGAGCAAAGCGAAGAAGCCGTAGAAGGCGACGCCCGCGGCTACGAGCCCGACATTGTCGTCCCATGTTCGCTGCCAGGTGCGGCTAGCGATATCCTTCCACGCCGCCTTGGGCATCTCCCACGGCGACGTGGCCTGATGGCCTTTCGGATCGGGGATTCCGCTCTTCTTCTTCTTCTTCAGTGACATGACTAATTCAAAGCCTGGCGGCAGCAGCTCGTTCCCGCAAAGCTCACGATAGTGCGTGGGCCGCGGATGACTCTTGGACGCAGCTGCAGGCTGCCGATTGAGGGGTCAGCGCTGACAGAACACATAGAAAGAACCCCCGGCCGGAGCCGGGGGTCCTCCTGAAAAGCCGGTCGGCTTCTCAGCTGAGTGGTGCGACCGCACGGTGCGGTCGAACCACAGTCCTGCTGATCAGGCTTGCTTAGGCCACATCAGCCTCGTCGCCCTCGTCGCCCTCATCCCCCTCGTCGCCTTCGTCTCCCTCATCGTCCTCATCGCCCTCGTCGCCCTCATCGTTCTCATCGCCCTCATCGTTCTCGTCACCCTCGTCGCCCTCGTTGCCCTCGTCGCCCTCATCGCCCTCGTTGTCCTCGTCGCCTTCGTCGCCATCTGCGCCCTCGTTGCCCTCGTCACCTTCATCGCCCTCGTCGCCCTCATCGTTCTCGTCGCCCTCGTCGCCCTCATCACTCTCATCACCCTCGTCGCCCTCATCGCTTTCGTCGTCCTCATTGCCCTCATCACCCTCGTCACCATCGTTGTTCTCGTCACCCTCGTCG
It contains:
- a CDS encoding serine hydrolase domain-containing protein; translated protein: MKALMLAAAAAVMASGASAAAPKKPVASASQFRIDKARIDKALQQMVADGRAAGTSALVWKDGREVYFGTAGYADREAKKPMRRDTLVQIFSMTKPVTGVAIMQLWEQGKFGLDDPLSMYLPDFANTKVFIGKDSAGNPILQAPRRPILIRDVLRHTAGFGYGPGDSYPEQAFATADPLNLNNELTEFGRRLATVPLLYEPGTKWRYSSAVDVQALLVEKLSGQPYETYVRQHILDPLGMKDSGWTQPEANFARLARGYVKGPDGTLQRKSDTDLRRMNFDPARKLTMGGAGIVSSLDDYMRFARMLLNKGSLEGVQLLKPSTVKLMSTNHLDARVTERQWLPDKGNGGFGFDFAVRTGQPKTAEENRGAVGEFFWDGAWTTLFWVDPANNLAAVYFVQSDPFNRSLHRDIRRAVYGDNYLGPKGD
- the rpoH gene encoding RNA polymerase sigma factor RpoH, which codes for MAQKNVVSIPASGGEAGLNRYLAEIKKFPILAPEEEYMLAKRWREHEDTEAAAKLVNSHLRLVAKIAMGYRGYGLPVSELISEGNIGLMQGVKKFEPDRGFRLATYAMWWIRASIQEFILRSWSLVKMGTTAAQKKLFFNLRRMKNQIEAFEEGDLKPADVAKIAKDLGVSEEEVVSMNRRMGMGGDTSLNAPLASTEGEGQWQDFLVDSGPLQDEIIADNEETRVRHDLLMDALETLNDREKHILTERRLTDDPKTLEELSQVYDVSRERIRQIEVRAFEKLQAALIRLAGEKRLLPAA
- a CDS encoding histidine phosphotransferase family protein codes for the protein MNAVDFASLLCSRLCHDLMSPVGALNNGIELMADEQDPEMRERCLELLADSARATANKLKFFRLAFGAGGGFGDAIDATEARIALEGIFGPERRIELGWMVADGKLSKGAMKLLLNLALIAGDALVRGGRLDVGAETTGDGLELAIRAEGPRIMLDPSLREMLVKGASGTDIEPRAAGAWLAHSLAQQAGGSIQLSEPAPEVLIVGAMIPRQG
- a CDS encoding RluA family pseudouridine synthase, which translates into the protein MGGHQVISIELQPSHSGWRLDRALADAVPTLSRERLKALIRSGALESLASVAVRDPAQKVRGGEVFQLTVPEPTPAHNEAQDIPLRVVFEDEHLLVIDKPAGLVVHPAAGNPDGTLVNALLHHCGGSLSGIGGVARPGIVHRIDKDTSGLLVVAKTDVAHEGLAKQFAAHSIERRYLAIVSGVPKAAEGTVDAPLARSSTNRKKIAIVEGNRGKRAVTHWRRMQILKDSALVECRLDTGRTHQVRVHMASLGHALLGDPVYGRSGKNSREVLKRLNFQRQALHAAELGFTHPVTKNRLSFASGMPADMQELFTALLV
- a CDS encoding chemotaxis protein CheA, whose translation is MDDLISEFIAECREMLEALGGEIVAWEASPDDRARLDSIFRFVHTVKGNCGFFDFPRLEALSHAAEDALAEVRAGRRQPDPTLVSAVLAIIDRIAEMIAALDAGEELPGGDDSSLIHALQAHAEAVPAPVATTVAEAQSKAVAPRTIRLSVELLDRLMSGVSDMVLARNELARRLRETAGDVAVDGAFERLSSIIAEMRDAITRTRMQRIENLFVALPRMVRDLSAELGKQVLVDIEGGDVELDREMIEMIRDPLTHIIRNAVDHGIELPVDRLKAGKREIGLLSVAARQSGNQILIDIHDDGRGINGKKLVEKAIAAGVIDKSDAPELSPREQLALIFEAGLSTAKEVTAISGRGVGMDVVRSNIERIGGIVEVDSTLGEGTRMTLRVPLTLTIIPALTVSVAGHHFAIPRSAIDEIVRANGESVTLEKLGGAGVATIRGRRVPEVALADVLGLESDVKETDRTFVVLRPAGGDVYALAVDRIHDHEELVVKPAAPAVMATGLYAGTTLADDGSPILLFDPAGLAQVGGVKLEAQERASRVAEAPRAAVEEDVPVLLFRGLDGARRAMSLAVVDRIEEVPASAIRPGAGQLRVQLGEAILPLAGANGDLPEEKVRLFRLNDGTCEIGYAFREVIDLSALAHEIIPSEFPGEVCAVTLVAGEPAEIVDPHWLFSTFLTSSERTPEQPVCRLPAGDPWMQNLLRPIVEAAGYRVVSESDEYEVDLAILSEMSEAPTGQAARVIRLRSEPDPASRKDESIYRYDRAGLLQALKTAAGGRG